One stretch of Mus pahari chromosome 5, PAHARI_EIJ_v1.1, whole genome shotgun sequence DNA includes these proteins:
- the Syt2 gene encoding synaptotagmin-2 encodes MRNIFKRNQEPNVAPATTTATMPLAPIAPADNSTESTGTGESQEDMFAKLKEKFFNEINKIPLPPWALIAMAVVAGLLLLTCCFCICKKCCCKKKKNKKEKGKGMKNAMNMKDMKGGQDDDDAETGLTEGEGEGEEEKEPENLGKLQFSLDYDFQANQLTVGVLQAAELPALDMGGTSDPYVKVFLLPDKKKKYETKVHRKTLNPAFNETFTFKVPYQELGGKTLVMAIYDFDRFSKHDIIGEVKVPMNTVDLGQPIEEWRDLQGGEKEEPEKLGDICTSLRYVPTAGKLTVCILEAKNLKKMDVGGLSDPYVKIHLMQNGKRLKKKKTTVKKKTLNPYFNESFSFEIPFEQIQKVQVVVTVLDYDKLGKNEAIGKIFVGSNATGTELRHWSDMLANPRRPIAQWHSLKPEEEVDALLGKNK; translated from the exons ATGAGAAACATCTTCAAGAGGAACCAGGAGCCCAATGTGGCTCcggccaccaccactgccacaaTGCCCCTTGCGCCCATCGCGCCTGCCGACAACTCTACGGAGAGCACGGGTACTGGGGAGAGCCAAGAAGACATGTttgccaagctgaaggagaaatTCTTCAACGAGATCAACAAGATCCCCT TGCCCCCCTGGGCCCTGATTGCCATGGCTGTGGTTGCTGGCCTCCTGCTGCTCACCTGCTGCTTCTGCATCTGTAAGAAGTGCTGctgcaagaagaagaagaacaagaaggagaaGGGCAAAGGCATGAAGAATGCCATGAACATGAAGGACATGAAGGGGGGCCAG GATGACGATGATGCAGAGACAGGCCTGACTGAAGGAGAAGGTGAAGGCGAGGaggagaaagagccagagaacctGGGCAAACTGCAGTTTTCTCTGGACTATGATTTCCAGGCCAACCAG ctcaCCGTGGGTGTCCTGCAGGCTGCGGAACTCCCAGCCCTGGACATGGGTGGCACATCAGATCCTTATGTCAAAGTCTTCCTTCTCCcagacaagaagaagaaatatgagaCCAAGGTGCACCGGAAGACCCTGAACCCAGCCTTCAACGAGACGTTCACTTTCAAG GTGCCATACCAGGAGTTAGGAGGCAAAACTCTGGTGATGGCTATCTATGACTTTGACCGCTTCTCTAAGCATGACATCATCGGGGAGGTGAAGGTGCCCATGAACACGGTGGACCTTGGCCAGCCCATCGAGGAATGGAGAGACCTACAAGGcggagagaaggaagag CCAGAGAAGCTGGGTGACATCTGTACCTCCTTGCGCTATGTGCCTACTGCTGGGAAGCTCACCGTCTGTATCCTGGAGGCCAAGAACCTGAAGAAGATGGATGTAGGGGGCCTTTCAG ACCCCTACGTGAAGATCCACCTGATGCAGAACGGCAAgagactcaagaagaagaagacgacagTGAAGAAGAAGACCCTGAACCCCTACTTCAACGAGTCCTTCAGCTTCGAGATCCCCTTCGAGCAGATCCAG AAAGTCCAGGTTGTCGTCACCGTGCTAGACTACGACAAACTGGGCAAGAACGAAGCCATCGGGAAGATCTTTGTAGGCAGCAACGCCACAGGCACGGAGTTGCGGCACTGGTCTGACATGCTGGCCAACCCTCGGAGGCCCATTGCCCAGTGGCACTCTCTGAAGCCTGAAGAAGAAGTGGATGCTCTTCTGGGCAAGAACAAGTAG